A genomic stretch from Verrucomicrobiota bacterium includes:
- a CDS encoding DUF4412 domain-containing protein, with product MEFADGTNGNGSMVFLGNENSVMMIDHERKQFFLMDEATLNQLGNQLSQAMAQMNEALKNVPPEQKAMVENMMKQRMGSMIPQAKEKVPTSIEKGDKSKTVAGYKTTHYLQKKGGQIENEFWVSAWKDIEGGDEAVEAFESMSSFMEKMMSSLSQGGSNPMMASIDQNMFKQLKELGGFPVSSINYKNGKPSEEFTLKSVEKRDLDKSTFAPPKGYKKQRMDGR from the coding sequence ATGGAATTTGCCGACGGTACCAATGGGAACGGCTCAATGGTATTTTTGGGAAATGAAAATAGCGTGATGATGATCGACCATGAGCGTAAACAATTTTTCCTGATGGACGAAGCTACCCTCAACCAACTTGGCAATCAACTGAGTCAGGCGATGGCGCAGATGAATGAAGCGCTTAAAAATGTTCCACCAGAACAAAAAGCAATGGTGGAAAATATGATGAAACAAAGGATGGGATCCATGATACCTCAGGCAAAAGAGAAAGTCCCGACATCCATAGAAAAAGGAGATAAAAGTAAAACCGTCGCCGGATACAAAACGACTCACTACCTCCAAAAGAAGGGTGGCCAAATAGAAAATGAATTCTGGGTCTCAGCTTGGAAAGACATCGAAGGTGGAGATGAAGCGGTAGAAGCATTTGAGTCGATGTCCAGTTTCATGGAAAAAATGATGAGTTCATTAAGTCAGGGGGGCAGCAACCCCATGATGGCTTCCATTGACCAGAACATGTTTAAACAATTGAAAGAGCTGGGGGGATTTCCTGTTTCATCAATCAACTACAAAAACGGCAAACCTTCTGAGGAGTTCACCCTGAAGTCCGTTGAAAAACGTGATCTCGACAAATCCACATTCGCACCACCCAAGGGGTATAAAAAGCAACGGATGGATGGCAGGTAA
- a CDS encoding DUF1294 domain-containing protein encodes MWRLLFRVYLYVSILTLLIYGIDKLLAKMEWKRVPERWFHTLSLIGGFPGAFLGMHIFNHKTNKPKFRWMIFASLLLHLSVVAAFIARARWF; translated from the coding sequence ATGTGGCGTCTACTTTTCAGAGTCTACCTGTACGTGAGCATACTCACGCTGCTGATTTACGGGATCGACAAGTTGTTAGCCAAAATGGAATGGAAACGAGTTCCAGAACGTTGGTTCCACACCCTTTCTCTTATTGGAGGTTTTCCGGGTGCTTTTTTGGGAATGCACATTTTCAATCATAAAACCAACAAACCAAAATTTCGTTGGATGATTTTCGCATCCCTACTGCTTCACCTCTCCGTCGTTGCAGCTTTTATTGCTAGAGCCCGTTGGTTTTAA
- a CDS encoding peptidylprolyl isomerase produces MVFAILLRSIRLMEIIGEKSVVGISYVLKGEVGEVLDKSPDSDPFVFLMGVEGAVPGLERALLGKQVGDAFSVTLKPADAYGELLPGLIGEVPRSQFPPDEKLEVGLRFQGEVAGGIRMFTIQKIEGDTLTIDANHEFSGKTLYFEVKVLSVRPASEEELSHKHVHHGDGCDHGHDPHHH; encoded by the coding sequence ATGGTGTTTGCCATTCTTTTAAGGTCGATTCGCTTGATGGAGATAATTGGTGAAAAGTCAGTGGTTGGTATTTCTTATGTTCTTAAAGGAGAAGTGGGTGAAGTGTTGGATAAAAGCCCTGACAGTGATCCGTTTGTTTTCCTGATGGGGGTTGAAGGGGCGGTTCCAGGTTTGGAGCGCGCTTTACTCGGGAAACAGGTGGGTGATGCATTTTCTGTGACTCTCAAGCCAGCCGATGCCTATGGTGAGCTTTTACCAGGACTGATTGGCGAAGTTCCTCGTAGTCAATTTCCGCCCGATGAGAAGTTGGAGGTAGGCTTGCGGTTTCAAGGCGAAGTGGCCGGAGGAATCCGTATGTTCACCATCCAAAAAATTGAGGGCGATACTTTGACTATTGATGCGAACCACGAGTTCTCCGGGAAGACCCTTTATTTTGAGGTCAAGGTCCTGTCTGTCCGTCCTGCCTCCGAAGAAGAGCTTAGTCACAAACACGTTCACCATGGAGACGGTTGTGACCATGGCCATGATCCTCATCACCATTGA
- a CDS encoding TetR/AcrR family transcriptional regulator — protein sequence MILTKGSKYHHGDLKNSLIRCGLEILSEDGKQGLSLRKVAKKAGVSEAAPYRHFKDKEALVAAIAEQGFIRLAALLDSVAAKHSEDAKSLFFQSGLAYVQFARQNPDSMRVMFRLRNVDGGVEYPALQEAADEAFSFLIDMVEYCQQAGLARLGHPMPLALSAWSAVHGLSMLLIDNYISKEALQGTEDQSLILATLEIILQGWQTSTETA from the coding sequence ATGATTTTGACAAAAGGTAGTAAGTACCATCACGGCGATCTGAAGAATTCTCTTATCCGTTGCGGGCTCGAGATCCTCTCTGAGGATGGGAAACAGGGACTCTCCCTGCGAAAGGTTGCGAAAAAGGCTGGAGTAAGTGAAGCGGCACCCTATCGACACTTCAAGGACAAGGAAGCGCTGGTCGCTGCTATAGCAGAGCAGGGTTTCATCCGATTGGCAGCTTTATTGGATTCAGTAGCGGCAAAACACTCGGAAGATGCCAAATCTCTATTTTTCCAATCGGGATTGGCCTATGTTCAATTTGCACGGCAAAACCCGGATTCGATGCGAGTGATGTTTCGCCTCCGTAACGTAGATGGAGGGGTCGAATATCCGGCTCTTCAAGAAGCGGCCGATGAAGCCTTCAGCTTTTTAATCGATATGGTGGAGTATTGCCAACAAGCGGGACTTGCTCGCTTGGGACATCCCATGCCGTTGGCCCTCAGCGCCTGGTCAGCTGTACATGGTTTGTCGATGCTACTCATTGATAATTACATTTCTAAAGAGGCGCTTCAGGGAACGGAGGATCAATCCCTTATTTTGGCCACGCTCGAAATCATCCTTCAAGGATGGCAAACAAGCACGGAAACAGCATAA
- a CDS encoding antibiotic biosynthesis monooxygenase: protein MFPCKTPEPPYYAVIFPSTRTEGDNGYKAMAEKMETLAARQPGFLGIESVKNEKGCGITISYWTSEEAIVNWHHHPEHQKAQAAGKSVWYQDYMLRIAKVERAYGKDS from the coding sequence ATGTTTCCTTGTAAAACACCCGAACCGCCCTACTACGCAGTCATCTTTCCATCGACCAGGACAGAAGGCGACAACGGTTATAAAGCCATGGCGGAAAAAATGGAAACCTTGGCCGCCCGGCAACCAGGTTTTCTCGGAATTGAATCGGTAAAAAACGAGAAGGGATGCGGAATCACCATTTCATATTGGACGTCAGAAGAGGCGATTGTGAATTGGCATCACCATCCAGAGCACCAGAAAGCTCAAGCCGCTGGAAAATCCGTGTGGTACCAGGACTACATGCTGCGAATCGCAAAAGTTGAAAGAGCCTACGGGAAGGACTCCTGA
- a CDS encoding DUF4203 domain-containing protein yields MTTDFSNLPLDTLPWWVPGAVVLVFGLLTCLHGYKILKLVLFLLGLVSGSYAGLLYAPLLFPEDPKVVWIIATVLGLALGILMNFFYKAGVFILGAYVAAVFLLPFLQSLEDIAVVGVLVLIILVGGFAALMLEKWTMKVATACTGAWHAVQSTFFLFKLSPFLFPWEQVLDKYGGASLHDILNRPWYFWTSVIGLSLAGFYMQVKRKPKKD; encoded by the coding sequence GTGACTACTGATTTCTCAAATCTTCCTTTAGATACGCTACCGTGGTGGGTTCCGGGTGCTGTGGTATTGGTTTTTGGCCTTTTGACCTGTTTGCACGGTTACAAAATCCTTAAATTGGTTTTATTTCTCCTTGGATTGGTTAGCGGTTCCTACGCCGGCTTGTTGTATGCGCCGCTTTTGTTTCCGGAGGATCCGAAAGTAGTTTGGATTATTGCGACCGTACTTGGGTTGGCATTGGGAATTCTGATGAATTTCTTCTATAAAGCGGGTGTCTTTATTTTAGGTGCTTATGTCGCGGCTGTTTTTCTTCTACCCTTCCTTCAATCCCTCGAAGATATCGCCGTCGTTGGAGTACTTGTTTTGATAATATTAGTGGGTGGGTTCGCTGCCTTAATGTTGGAGAAATGGACAATGAAAGTTGCTACCGCCTGCACCGGTGCATGGCACGCGGTGCAAAGTACCTTTTTCCTTTTTAAGCTATCGCCCTTTCTTTTTCCTTGGGAGCAGGTTCTCGACAAATATGGGGGGGCATCTTTGCACGATATCTTAAATCGTCCGTGGTATTTTTGGACCAGTGTGATTGGGCTATCACTGGCAGGGTTTTATATGCAGGTAAAAAGGAAACCGAAGAAAGATTAG
- the tkt gene encoding transketolase — protein sequence MNKEVLSEAANISRGLAIDAVAACGSGHLGLPLGAAEVGAVLFGESLSMSPRNPNWLNRDRFVLSAGHGSMFLYSWLHLSGYELSLDDIKNFRVLHSKTPGHPEFGETPGVECTTGPLGQGIGNSVGMAVAAKMTAKKFNTDDHTIIDHHIICLAGDGCLQEGVSAEACAFAGHFGLDNLILIFDSNDVTLDASADATQSEDTAKRYEAYGWDVVTIDGYDLDGIQSALAKAKNNDNGKPKLVIARTLIGKGISQVSGTAAAHGEGGVKFAAESKTALGLPAEDFYVSNSVKSFFSERKQELAQKYNDWLDTYNAWKANNPELATLLEDAYSGKTVNADQLLSAIPEANPEKNVATRVAGGNIINALAKELPLLLTGSADLFGSTKNYINDVGDFTRDNHTGRNIRFGIREHAMGAIVNGIAYHGIFTASGATFTTFADYMRPALRLAALSKLKNFHIFTHDSVAVGWDGPTHQPTEVVSAVRLIPGMDVIRPADPEETAGAFVAALERNDGPTSLILSRQGVPTLNSIPVSKRRQGVLKGAYIARKEIGELSIIILSNGSELQHALNAAEELGIGVRVVSMPCFERFERQSAEYRESVLPASCRKRVAIEAGVSDLWYKYVGLDGKVIGIDRFGLSAEGGLVLRELGITAESVIAAAQSL from the coding sequence ATGAACAAAGAAGTATTATCAGAAGCAGCCAACATCTCTCGCGGATTGGCCATCGACGCAGTAGCAGCCTGCGGATCCGGCCACCTAGGCCTTCCTTTGGGAGCCGCAGAAGTAGGCGCCGTCCTTTTTGGGGAATCGCTCTCAATGAGCCCACGAAATCCAAACTGGCTAAATCGTGACCGTTTCGTCCTCTCGGCTGGCCATGGCAGCATGTTTCTCTATTCCTGGCTGCACCTCTCCGGCTACGAATTGAGCCTTGATGACATAAAGAATTTCCGGGTGCTACATAGCAAAACACCAGGACATCCGGAATTTGGAGAGACTCCTGGCGTCGAGTGCACAACTGGACCCCTCGGCCAAGGAATTGGCAACTCAGTCGGAATGGCTGTTGCAGCCAAAATGACGGCCAAAAAATTTAACACCGACGACCACACCATCATTGATCATCATATTATCTGTCTGGCGGGTGATGGATGTTTACAAGAGGGAGTATCTGCTGAGGCCTGCGCGTTTGCCGGCCACTTCGGTCTGGATAACCTAATCCTGATCTTTGATTCAAACGACGTCACTCTGGATGCTTCCGCTGATGCGACACAGAGCGAAGATACCGCTAAACGTTACGAAGCTTATGGCTGGGATGTTGTCACCATAGACGGTTACGATTTGGACGGAATACAAAGCGCGTTGGCAAAGGCCAAGAATAACGATAACGGCAAACCGAAGTTAGTCATTGCTCGCACGCTTATCGGAAAAGGCATTTCACAAGTGTCCGGAACTGCCGCCGCTCACGGTGAAGGCGGAGTTAAATTTGCCGCCGAATCAAAGACAGCTCTAGGCCTTCCCGCAGAAGATTTTTACGTTTCGAATTCTGTTAAATCTTTCTTTTCAGAACGCAAACAAGAGTTGGCCCAAAAATACAACGACTGGCTGGACACCTACAACGCATGGAAGGCAAACAACCCGGAATTGGCCACGTTGCTTGAAGATGCCTATAGTGGAAAAACAGTCAATGCCGACCAACTGTTATCAGCCATCCCGGAAGCCAATCCAGAAAAGAACGTGGCTACCCGAGTTGCTGGAGGAAATATTATCAATGCCCTGGCAAAAGAGCTTCCTCTACTCCTTACCGGAAGTGCGGATCTTTTCGGATCTACGAAAAACTACATTAACGATGTAGGAGATTTCACCCGCGACAACCATACCGGTCGCAACATCCGCTTCGGAATTCGTGAGCACGCTATGGGCGCCATCGTCAACGGAATCGCCTATCACGGCATCTTTACGGCATCAGGTGCTACCTTTACAACCTTTGCCGACTACATGCGGCCCGCCTTACGTCTGGCCGCCCTTTCGAAGTTGAAAAACTTCCATATTTTTACTCATGATTCTGTCGCGGTCGGATGGGATGGACCTACCCACCAGCCAACGGAGGTTGTCAGTGCGGTTCGCCTGATTCCCGGGATGGATGTTATTCGTCCTGCGGATCCTGAAGAAACAGCCGGCGCTTTCGTAGCAGCGTTGGAACGTAACGATGGTCCCACCTCCTTGATTCTTTCCCGCCAGGGAGTTCCAACACTCAACAGCATTCCGGTAAGTAAACGTCGCCAAGGTGTCTTAAAAGGCGCCTACATTGCCCGCAAAGAAATCGGCGAGCTTTCGATTATTATTCTGAGCAACGGTAGTGAGCTTCAACATGCGCTAAACGCAGCGGAAGAATTAGGAATCGGTGTACGGGTGGTGTCTATGCCATGCTTTGAGCGTTTCGAACGCCAGAGCGCCGAATACCGCGAATCAGTACTGCCAGCTTCGTGCAGGAAACGTGTGGCTATTGAGGCTGGTGTCAGCGATCTCTGGTACAAGTATGTTGGATTGGATGGCAAGGTTATCGGAATCGATCGCTTCGGACTTTCAGCCGAAGGAGGACTCGTGTTACGAGAATTGGGAATTACTGCTGAAAGCGTCATAGCTGCAGCCCAATCCTTGTAA
- a CDS encoding endonuclease/exonuclease/phosphatase family protein, protein MKSITFFWFLLAALGNLNGAKYIPISQIQGSDHRSEFEGSEATTDGIVTRIYEDGFIIQSKQPDASSETSDALYVYQKDTEVKIGNELRVTGMVEEYVPGGEGSYNLSLTQIRAKTIKQIRSKATLPKPIVLNYLLPGFPETIKQPGSDFDPKKNALDFWESMEHMRVTVLNATVIGPSSSYGEIVVSVPQAKPEPTTNRGGVKLTGYTSNPPKVLISLDPNNSNHYSVGDRIKDAIHGTVNYSFGNYKIGSSNSIGPPASNNIPQSSRGPSIPDSALKFATFNVENLYPGLPDEKFQSLADIIIHSLKTPDILALQEIHDNSGPENNQVVDANETLAKLVEFIKSAGGPVYHFIQLNPQNNSDGGWPGGNIRNAYLYRDSIQLGQNYLLEDPSFNTEQTRGFSGSRKPLVAFFTSGKQKMIFINCHLRSKGGDSSPYGSLSPAVRFSESQRIPQTTAIRRHVDQLRQKHPEAGVIVLGDMNDYEFSPAIEVLTRDNGLVNLVESVPAPERYTYVFNGFSQILDHLLVSPDLARKMSAYIAHVNADLSAGLRSSDHDPILAWITAP, encoded by the coding sequence GTGAAATCTATTACCTTTTTTTGGTTCCTACTCGCAGCACTTGGGAATCTCAACGGAGCAAAATACATCCCCATCAGCCAGATTCAGGGAAGCGATCATCGATCGGAGTTTGAAGGATCTGAAGCGACGACTGACGGGATTGTAACGCGCATTTATGAGGACGGATTTATCATCCAGTCCAAACAACCCGATGCATCTTCTGAAACTTCCGATGCCCTATACGTTTACCAAAAAGATACCGAAGTAAAAATCGGAAATGAACTGCGGGTAACAGGTATGGTGGAAGAGTATGTACCGGGAGGCGAAGGCAGTTACAATTTGAGCCTGACTCAAATTCGGGCTAAGACAATTAAACAGATTCGCAGCAAAGCAACGCTTCCGAAACCCATTGTTTTAAATTACCTGCTCCCCGGTTTTCCCGAAACGATCAAACAACCCGGTTCTGATTTTGATCCGAAGAAAAATGCACTCGATTTCTGGGAATCCATGGAACACATGCGTGTCACCGTATTGAATGCCACGGTCATCGGACCCAGCTCAAGTTACGGAGAGATCGTCGTAAGCGTTCCACAAGCTAAGCCCGAGCCGACAACCAATCGCGGCGGCGTTAAACTAACAGGATATACATCTAATCCACCCAAGGTCCTGATATCCCTGGATCCAAACAACTCCAACCACTACAGCGTTGGAGATCGTATAAAGGATGCCATCCACGGAACGGTGAACTACTCGTTTGGAAACTATAAAATTGGAAGCAGTAATTCCATAGGTCCACCAGCGTCCAATAATATCCCCCAATCTTCAAGAGGCCCCTCCATTCCTGATTCGGCATTAAAGTTTGCGACCTTTAATGTGGAAAATCTGTACCCCGGATTGCCCGATGAAAAATTCCAATCGCTTGCCGACATTATAATCCATTCTCTGAAAACCCCAGACATTCTGGCACTTCAGGAGATTCACGATAACTCAGGCCCTGAAAACAACCAGGTTGTAGACGCAAACGAAACGTTGGCAAAGTTAGTCGAATTCATTAAATCCGCAGGTGGACCCGTCTACCATTTCATCCAGTTAAATCCGCAAAACAATTCAGACGGTGGCTGGCCGGGAGGAAATATAAGGAATGCATACCTTTACCGTGATTCGATTCAATTGGGTCAAAATTATCTACTGGAAGATCCCTCTTTTAATACGGAACAAACGCGCGGATTCTCAGGCTCACGGAAGCCTTTGGTCGCGTTTTTCACAAGTGGTAAACAAAAGATGATTTTCATAAATTGTCACCTCAGGAGCAAAGGGGGAGACTCTTCACCTTATGGTTCTCTATCGCCAGCCGTTCGTTTTTCCGAATCTCAAAGGATTCCCCAAACAACTGCAATTCGCAGACACGTTGATCAGCTTCGTCAAAAACATCCTGAAGCAGGTGTCATCGTTCTTGGCGACATGAACGACTACGAATTCTCGCCAGCAATCGAGGTCCTTACACGCGATAATGGACTTGTAAATCTTGTCGAGTCTGTGCCTGCACCCGAAAGGTACACCTACGTTTTCAATGGGTTCTCCCAAATCCTGGATCATCTGCTGGTTAGCCCGGATTTAGCTCGTAAAATGAGTGCCTATATTGCCCATGTAAACGCAGACCTGAGTGCTGGTTTAAGATCGAGTGATCACGATCCGATTCTTGCCTGGATCACCGCACCTTAA
- a CDS encoding DNA topoisomerase IV subunit B: protein MAEPVYDEKSIKSLDWREHIRLRPGMYIGNVSGKGNSADEGLYVLIKEVADNCLDEYMMGYGKRIEITVKNDLVTVRDYGRGIPLGKVVECVSKINTGGKYDSEAFQKSIGLNGVGTKAVNALSATFKVESFRDGKTVAAEFVQGNLVSEDKKPRSSDEKSGTLVTFFPDKEIFGEFTFRKEFIEKLLWNYAYLNTGLTLVFNGERYNSKNGLFDLLTENLEAEANYPIIHFKEEDIEIAFTHTSQYGEDYFSFVNGQYTTLGGTHEAAFKQALVDTIRGFFKKDYHVSDVRSGLVGAIAIRVQEPTFESQTKVKLGSDNFGPDGPSIRLGITNFLKKELDNYLHKNPSAAEAIKKRILQSERERTELKGIQKIAKDRAKKAKVVNKKLRDCKVHFNSNHKDAGNSSVFITEGDSASGSITKSRDPMTQAVFSLRGKPLNTYGMKRRVIYENEEFYLLQNALDIEDGLENLRYNKIILATDADVDGFHIRLLLMCYFLQFFPEMVRRGHLYILQTPLFRVRNKKATVYCYSEDEKRQAMATLSGKVEITRFKGLGEISPSEFKQFISENIRLEPVLIGKNSHLKEMLEFYMGKNTPERKDFIVDNLVIEAPINESVEEEAISA, encoded by the coding sequence ATGGCTGAACCTGTTTACGACGAAAAGTCCATAAAGTCGCTGGACTGGCGAGAGCATATTCGCCTCCGCCCGGGGATGTACATCGGCAATGTTTCCGGCAAAGGAAATTCGGCTGATGAAGGTCTCTATGTTCTCATCAAGGAAGTAGCAGATAACTGCCTCGATGAATATATGATGGGCTACGGAAAGCGCATCGAAATCACTGTTAAAAACGACCTGGTAACCGTGAGAGACTACGGTCGCGGAATCCCTCTGGGAAAGGTGGTCGAATGCGTGAGCAAAATTAATACGGGAGGTAAATACGACTCGGAAGCATTCCAGAAATCAATTGGTCTTAACGGAGTGGGGACCAAAGCTGTAAACGCTCTTTCAGCGACTTTTAAGGTCGAGTCCTTCCGCGACGGGAAAACAGTGGCCGCCGAATTTGTTCAAGGTAATTTAGTGAGCGAGGATAAAAAGCCGAGATCCAGTGATGAGAAATCAGGGACCTTGGTGACCTTCTTTCCCGATAAAGAGATTTTCGGTGAATTCACTTTCCGGAAAGAGTTTATTGAGAAACTCCTATGGAACTACGCTTACCTCAATACGGGACTTACACTGGTATTCAACGGGGAGCGTTATAATTCCAAAAACGGCCTCTTTGACCTGCTAACCGAAAACCTGGAGGCAGAGGCAAATTACCCGATCATTCATTTCAAGGAGGAAGACATTGAAATAGCTTTCACCCATACAAGCCAATACGGTGAAGACTACTTCTCTTTCGTTAACGGACAATATACCACACTCGGAGGGACTCATGAAGCCGCATTCAAGCAAGCTTTAGTTGATACGATTCGCGGCTTCTTTAAGAAAGATTACCATGTGTCGGACGTTCGTAGCGGCCTTGTCGGTGCTATTGCCATTCGCGTTCAGGAGCCCACTTTCGAAAGCCAAACCAAAGTAAAGCTTGGTAGCGACAATTTCGGACCAGATGGTCCCAGTATTCGGCTTGGAATTACTAATTTCCTAAAGAAGGAACTCGACAACTATCTGCACAAAAATCCGTCCGCAGCGGAAGCGATCAAAAAACGTATCCTCCAAAGTGAGCGGGAACGCACTGAGCTGAAAGGCATCCAGAAAATCGCAAAAGACCGGGCAAAAAAAGCAAAAGTCGTTAACAAAAAATTACGCGACTGCAAAGTGCACTTCAACTCCAACCATAAGGACGCCGGAAACAGCTCCGTATTTATTACTGAAGGAGACTCTGCATCAGGATCTATCACAAAATCGAGAGACCCGATGACCCAGGCGGTGTTCTCGCTTCGGGGCAAACCGCTCAACACCTACGGCATGAAGCGGAGGGTCATTTACGAAAACGAAGAGTTTTACTTGCTACAAAATGCCTTGGACATTGAGGACGGATTGGAGAACTTGCGTTACAATAAGATCATCCTCGCAACCGATGCAGATGTTGACGGATTCCATATTCGACTACTCCTGATGTGCTACTTTCTCCAGTTCTTTCCGGAGATGGTACGCCGCGGCCATCTTTACATTCTACAAACACCTCTTTTCCGTGTCCGCAACAAGAAGGCAACCGTGTACTGCTACTCTGAAGATGAGAAACGGCAAGCCATGGCAACGCTAAGCGGGAAAGTAGAGATAACCAGGTTTAAAGGATTAGGTGAAATCTCGCCGTCAGAATTTAAGCAATTTATAAGCGAAAATATCCGACTCGAACCGGTCTTGATTGGTAAGAATTCCCACCTTAAAGAGATGCTCGAGTTCTATATGGGAAAAAACACACCCGAGCGAAAAGACTTTATTGTAGATAACCTGGTAATCGAAGCACCGATCAACGAAAGCGTTGAAGAAGAGGCTATCTCCGCCTGA
- a CDS encoding DNA gyrase/topoisomerase IV subunit A — translation MSENASVNDGLEKVSDLYKKYYLEYASYVILDRAVPAILDGLKPVQRRILTTMFKMNDGRFHKVASIVGETMKLHPHGDSAITDALVQIAQRDLLIEMQGNFGDPVTGDRAAASRYIEARLSKFALEVLFNPKTTLFQDSYDARAKEPIVLPAKFPIALVQGIEGIAVGLACKIFPHNFIELIDASIAALRKEDFELYPDFPTGGIADVAEYNEGLRGGRVRVRAKIDTLKKRELAIREIPFGTTTASLIDSIVNARDKGKIKFERIEDHTAENVEILIQLSPGMDAGTMINALYAFTDCETSLAPNSSIIENNRPEFLPVKELLKRSAKHTRELLKLELEIELGELQEKWHLSSLEKIFIENRIYRDIEECTTWEGVMEAIRKGLKPFLHLLRRAVTDDDIVRLTEIKIKRISRYDAFRADEFICGLEDRMKEIQRDLKQLTKFTIHFFESLKQRYGAGRERKTELASFDRVDATKVAVANETLYVNYKDGFVGTGMKKDEAVLKCSILDDIIVFTRDGNMRVVKVADKVFVGKDIIHVSVFDKDDKSVYSIMYRDGKRGSLYAKRFLIGGITREKEYSLTKGNDDSRVFFFSVDKTEQESPFVKVYHKPVPRLRKLEIPFNFAEFAVKNRGSQGNIITKNIVLRVARAATEENSNVEETGDDSEQGTLDLDS, via the coding sequence ATGTCCGAAAATGCCTCAGTAAACGATGGCCTGGAAAAGGTATCGGATCTCTACAAAAAATATTATTTGGAATATGCTTCCTACGTCATCCTTGACCGGGCAGTGCCCGCAATCCTGGATGGATTAAAGCCCGTTCAAAGGCGAATTCTTACCACCATGTTCAAAATGAACGACGGTCGTTTTCATAAGGTCGCCAGCATTGTGGGAGAAACCATGAAGCTCCATCCTCATGGAGATTCCGCCATTACCGATGCGCTTGTGCAAATCGCTCAACGGGATTTGCTGATTGAGATGCAGGGGAACTTCGGGGATCCCGTCACAGGAGATCGCGCGGCAGCCAGTCGATACATCGAAGCTCGTTTATCCAAATTTGCACTCGAAGTGTTGTTCAATCCGAAGACCACGCTGTTTCAAGACTCCTACGATGCCCGGGCCAAGGAACCCATTGTTCTTCCAGCAAAGTTTCCGATAGCCCTGGTTCAAGGAATTGAAGGTATTGCCGTTGGATTGGCTTGTAAAATTTTCCCGCACAATTTCATAGAATTGATCGATGCTTCCATCGCTGCCCTCAGAAAGGAAGATTTTGAATTGTACCCCGACTTTCCGACTGGAGGAATCGCCGATGTCGCGGAATACAACGAAGGCCTGAGAGGCGGACGGGTTCGAGTCAGGGCTAAAATCGACACTCTCAAAAAACGTGAGCTCGCCATCCGCGAAATTCCCTTTGGCACCACGACCGCATCCTTGATTGATTCAATTGTTAACGCGCGCGACAAAGGGAAAATCAAGTTTGAGCGGATCGAAGACCATACGGCTGAGAACGTAGAAATTCTGATCCAGCTTTCCCCGGGAATGGATGCTGGAACGATGATAAACGCTCTCTATGCTTTTACAGATTGTGAAACTTCACTCGCTCCCAATTCCAGTATCATCGAGAATAACCGTCCGGAGTTCCTCCCGGTCAAAGAACTGCTCAAGCGTTCGGCCAAACATACCCGAGAGCTTCTGAAGCTGGAACTTGAAATCGAACTGGGCGAGCTGCAAGAAAAGTGGCACTTAAGCAGCCTGGAAAAAATATTTATAGAAAATCGCATCTACAGGGACATCGAAGAATGTACCACCTGGGAAGGCGTCATGGAAGCCATCCGGAAAGGCTTGAAGCCCTTTCTGCATTTGCTTCGCCGAGCGGTGACAGACGACGATATTGTTCGGCTAACCGAGATAAAGATAAAGCGGATCTCCCGTTACGATGCATTCAGGGCAGATGAGTTCATATGCGGGTTGGAAGATCGGATGAAGGAGATTCAACGCGACCTCAAGCAACTGACCAAGTTTACCATCCATTTTTTCGAGTCTCTCAAACAGAGGTACGGTGCCGGGAGAGAGCGTAAAACCGAACTCGCTTCCTTTGATCGTGTGGATGCCACCAAAGTCGCCGTGGCAAACGAGACGTTGTATGTAAATTACAAGGACGGCTTCGTCGGTACAGGAATGAAAAAGGACGAAGCGGTATTAAAATGCTCGATTCTGGATGATATTATCGTTTTCACACGCGACGGAAATATGCGGGTCGTTAAGGTTGCGGACAAAGTATTTGTCGGAAAAGACATCATTCATGTTTCCGTCTTCGATAAGGATGATAAGTCTGTTTACTCGATAATGTACCGGGACGGTAAACGAGGATCGCTGTATGCAAAACGCTTCCTGATAGGTGGAATAACACGGGAAAAAGAATACTCACTAACCAAAGGCAACGACGATTCCCGCGTGTTCTTTTTCTCCGTGGATAAGACCGAACAAGAAAGTCCATTTGTAAAAGTCTACCATAAGCCGGTCCCACGGCTTCGTAAGCTGGAAATTCCTTTCAATTTTGCCGAGTTCGCAGTGAAGAACCGAGGAAGCCAAGGAAATATTATTACAAAGAACATCGTTCTCCGGGTAGCCAGAGCAGCAACGGAAGAAAATAGTAACGTAGAAGAAACCGGGGATGATTCCGAACAAGGAACCTTGGATCTTGACAGTTAA